A single Micromonospora luteifusca DNA region contains:
- a CDS encoding Pls/PosA family non-ribosomal peptide synthetase, protein MTSVPQPRALPPLVTALASAAVYRSSSAPVRRTLVDILDETVRAHPAADALDDGATALTYRELADEVEAVRLSLARHGIGRGDRVGVRISSGTAELYLAILGVLAAGAAYVPVDADDPEERAELVFAEAGVAAVLGDGLTVSLRGTPAARTGRPGPDDDAWIIFTSGSTGTPKGVAVSHGAAAAFVDAEARLFLASEASEAIGPQDRVLAGLSVAFDASCEEMWLAWRHGACLVPAARSLVRSGVDLGPWLAEQRISVVSTVPTLAALWPVEALEEVRLLIFGGEACPPELAQRLAVEGREVWNTYGPTEATVVACAARMTGVGPVRIGLPLAGWELAVVDGSGVPVGMGETGELVIGGVGLARYLDPDKDAEKFATLPALGWQRAYRSGDIVRAEPEGLVFVGRGDEQVKLGGRRIELGEIDAALQALPGVAGAAAAVQRTAAGNQLLVGYVVPHDGVAFDTAAAALRIRAQLPAALVPMLAVVDALPTRTSGKVDRAALPWPLATDEDATGELTATEDWLAGGWADVLGVRPTEADADFFNNGGGSLNAAQLVAWIRRRHPRVSVADIYLHPRLWQLAVVLDALDSTAEVRREVRPTPRRAGLIQALLMVPMLALVGLRWLTVLAALGNLLALVAPAPWAPAVSWWWVALGWLLLFSPLGRIALAAGGARLLLRGVRPGSYPRGGSVHLRLWAAERLAELTGATSVAGASWMITYARALGAQIGDDVDLHSAPPVTGLLKIGRGAAIEPEVDLSGHWVDGDVVRIGKVRVGAGARVGSRSTLMPGARIGKGARIAAGSTVAGAVPASQRWAGSPAAPAAAKDSAGWPGQRPPRSRMRARLWPVAYGMTAQLLGLVPVVAALPALALLGWTLVVRPTVGAVLAAVAVATVAYVVGYALLVLGAVRALSIGLRAGYHPVQGRVAWQVWTTERLMGMARVGLFPLYASLFTPVWLRLLGARVGRGVEASTVLALPTMTTVDDGAFLADDTLVATYELSHGWLRVAPARIGKQAFLGNSGMAAPGRSVPKRGLVGVLSSAPRKAKKDSSWLGAPPMPLRRTVEAADTSRTFDPPVRLKLARAAIELCRIVPVMFAAALAVGVLAVLAALWRTAGWGAAVLASGPVLLGAALVAAAIATAAKWLLVGRFRVTERALWTSFVWRNELADTFVEVLAAPWLVRFATGTPLLTAWLRTLGAKIGRGVWLETYWLPEYDLVRLGDGATVNRGCVVQTHLFHDRVMSMDEVTLGAGAALGPHGIVLPGASIGARTTVGPGSLVTRGDAVPSDSRWRGNPIATWPAPAARPA, encoded by the coding sequence ACACCCTGCGGCCGATGCTCTCGACGACGGTGCCACGGCCCTGACGTACCGCGAACTGGCCGACGAGGTCGAGGCCGTACGGCTGTCGCTCGCCCGGCACGGGATCGGCCGCGGCGACCGGGTGGGCGTACGGATTTCCTCGGGTACGGCCGAGCTGTACCTGGCGATCCTCGGTGTACTGGCGGCGGGCGCGGCCTACGTGCCGGTCGACGCGGACGATCCTGAGGAACGCGCCGAACTCGTCTTCGCCGAGGCGGGCGTCGCCGCGGTGCTCGGTGACGGGCTGACGGTGTCGCTCCGGGGTACCCCTGCGGCCCGGACCGGCCGGCCCGGCCCGGACGACGACGCCTGGATCATCTTCACCTCCGGCTCGACGGGCACCCCGAAGGGCGTCGCGGTCAGCCACGGCGCGGCGGCGGCGTTCGTGGACGCCGAGGCGCGGTTGTTCCTCGCCAGCGAGGCCAGTGAGGCGATCGGCCCGCAGGACCGGGTCCTGGCCGGGCTGTCGGTGGCGTTCGACGCGTCGTGCGAGGAGATGTGGTTGGCATGGCGGCACGGCGCCTGTCTGGTGCCGGCCGCGCGGTCGCTCGTCCGCAGCGGCGTCGACCTCGGTCCGTGGTTGGCCGAGCAGCGCATCTCCGTGGTGTCGACCGTGCCGACGCTCGCCGCGCTGTGGCCGGTCGAGGCACTGGAGGAGGTCCGGCTGCTGATCTTCGGCGGGGAGGCCTGCCCGCCGGAGCTCGCGCAGCGCCTGGCCGTCGAGGGTCGCGAGGTGTGGAACACCTACGGGCCGACGGAGGCGACCGTGGTCGCCTGCGCGGCGCGGATGACCGGCGTTGGGCCGGTACGCATCGGGTTGCCGCTGGCCGGCTGGGAGCTCGCGGTGGTCGACGGCTCCGGCGTTCCGGTCGGGATGGGCGAGACCGGCGAGCTGGTGATCGGTGGGGTGGGACTCGCCCGCTACCTGGACCCGGACAAGGACGCCGAAAAGTTCGCCACGCTGCCGGCGCTCGGCTGGCAGCGGGCCTACCGCAGCGGGGACATCGTCCGGGCGGAGCCCGAGGGGCTCGTGTTCGTCGGTCGCGGCGACGAACAGGTCAAGCTCGGTGGACGCCGGATCGAGCTGGGTGAGATCGACGCCGCGCTGCAGGCTCTGCCGGGAGTCGCCGGTGCTGCCGCCGCGGTGCAACGGACCGCTGCGGGTAACCAGCTGCTCGTGGGGTACGTGGTCCCGCACGACGGCGTCGCGTTCGACACCGCTGCGGCGGCGCTGCGGATCCGTGCGCAACTGCCGGCGGCGCTCGTACCGATGCTGGCCGTGGTGGACGCGCTGCCCACCCGGACGTCCGGCAAGGTGGACCGGGCCGCGCTGCCCTGGCCGCTGGCCACCGACGAGGACGCGACGGGTGAGCTGACCGCGACCGAGGATTGGCTCGCCGGCGGCTGGGCCGATGTGCTGGGGGTACGTCCCACCGAGGCGGACGCGGACTTCTTCAACAATGGCGGCGGCAGCCTGAACGCGGCGCAACTGGTGGCGTGGATCCGACGCCGGCACCCGCGGGTCTCGGTGGCCGACATCTACCTGCACCCGAGACTGTGGCAGCTCGCGGTCGTGCTCGACGCGCTGGACAGCACGGCGGAGGTTCGCCGGGAGGTCCGGCCGACGCCGCGACGTGCCGGGCTCATCCAGGCCCTGTTGATGGTGCCGATGCTCGCGCTGGTCGGGCTCCGCTGGTTGACCGTCCTGGCGGCCCTCGGCAACCTCCTCGCCCTGGTCGCTCCGGCACCCTGGGCGCCGGCCGTGTCCTGGTGGTGGGTGGCGCTGGGCTGGCTTCTGCTGTTCAGCCCGCTCGGCCGGATCGCCCTGGCCGCCGGTGGAGCGCGACTGCTGCTCCGCGGGGTACGCCCCGGCAGCTACCCGCGTGGGGGCAGCGTGCACCTGCGGCTGTGGGCCGCCGAACGGCTCGCCGAGCTGACCGGCGCCACCAGTGTCGCCGGAGCATCCTGGATGATCACCTACGCCAGGGCGCTGGGCGCGCAGATCGGCGACGACGTCGACCTGCACTCCGCGCCGCCGGTCACCGGCCTGCTCAAGATCGGCCGTGGCGCGGCGATCGAGCCGGAGGTCGATCTGTCCGGCCACTGGGTCGACGGCGATGTCGTCCGCATCGGCAAGGTACGCGTCGGCGCCGGCGCCCGGGTCGGATCCCGCAGCACCCTGATGCCGGGCGCCCGGATCGGCAAGGGCGCGCGCATCGCCGCTGGCTCGACGGTGGCCGGCGCCGTACCGGCGAGCCAACGTTGGGCCGGGTCGCCGGCCGCACCCGCCGCGGCCAAGGATTCGGCCGGCTGGCCCGGGCAGCGTCCGCCGCGATCGCGGATGCGGGCACGCCTCTGGCCCGTCGCCTATGGGATGACCGCCCAGTTGCTGGGGCTGGTGCCGGTCGTCGCGGCACTGCCGGCGCTGGCCCTGCTGGGCTGGACGCTCGTCGTCCGACCGACGGTCGGCGCGGTGCTGGCCGCTGTCGCGGTGGCGACCGTCGCCTATGTCGTGGGTTACGCGCTGCTGGTGCTCGGGGCGGTCCGGGCGCTCAGCATCGGTCTGCGCGCCGGGTACCACCCGGTGCAGGGGCGGGTGGCGTGGCAGGTCTGGACGACCGAGCGGCTGATGGGGATGGCCCGGGTCGGGTTGTTCCCGCTCTACGCCAGCCTCTTCACACCGGTGTGGTTGCGGCTGCTGGGTGCCAGGGTGGGGCGCGGGGTGGAGGCGTCGACGGTGCTCGCGCTGCCCACGATGACCACGGTCGACGACGGGGCCTTCCTCGCCGACGACACCCTGGTCGCCACGTACGAGCTGAGCCACGGGTGGTTGCGCGTCGCTCCGGCCCGCATCGGCAAACAGGCGTTCCTCGGCAACTCCGGGATGGCGGCACCCGGCAGGTCGGTGCCCAAGCGTGGGCTTGTCGGCGTGCTGTCGTCGGCGCCGCGTAAGGCGAAGAAGGACTCGTCGTGGCTCGGCGCACCGCCGATGCCCCTGCGCCGTACCGTGGAAGCCGCGGACACCAGCCGAACCTTCGACCCGCCGGTCCGGCTGAAGCTGGCCCGGGCGGCGATTGAGCTGTGCCGGATCGTCCCGGTGATGTTCGCCGCCGCCTTGGCGGTCGGCGTCCTGGCTGTACTCGCGGCCCTGTGGCGGACCGCCGGGTGGGGCGCGGCCGTGCTCGCCTCCGGGCCGGTGCTGCTGGGTGCGGCGCTCGTCGCGGCCGCCATCGCGACGGCTGCCAAGTGGCTGCTGGTGGGGCGGTTCCGGGTCACCGAACGCGCGCTGTGGACCTCCTTCGTGTGGCGCAACGAGCTCGCCGACACGTTCGTCGAGGTGCTCGCCGCGCCGTGGTTGGTCCGCTTCGCGACCGGCACCCCGCTGCTCACGGCATGGCTGCGCACGCTCGGCGCGAAGATCGGCCGGGGCGTCTGGCTGGAGACGTACTGGCTGCCGGAGTACGACCTGGTGCGGCTCGGCGACGGTGCCACGGTGAACCGCGGTTGTGTGGTGCAGACCCACCTGTTCCATGATCGTGTCATGAGCATGGATGAGGTGACGCTCGGCGCGGGAGCCGCGCTGGGCCCGCACGGCATCGTTCTGCCCGGCGCGAGCATCGGTGCGCGGACCACCGTCGGGCCCGGTTCGCTGGTGACCCGGGGCGACGCCGTCCCGTCCGACAGCCGGTGGCGGGGCAACCCGATCGCGACCTGGCCGGCGCCGGCCGCGCGGCCAGCATGA